A region from the Streptomyces tsukubensis genome encodes:
- a CDS encoding GntR family transcriptional regulator translates to MTSSFAPDSLVLNRKLPLWYQVSQSLRASILGRAPEASLRLPTEEQLAAHYGVSVLTMRQALKELEAEGLISRHRRRGTFIEPGARRGAPRRLLGSIDAIVAQQSGEPTTVLGHGREPVPVELAEHFPGLAEVVTYRRLRRDGETGEPTNWAENAVRPDVAALLDVADLERWPMTKVLRDAVGVRIGRITDTVEARLADPPTAELLQVPLLSPILHYTGVTRDTEGRVVDVARIRYRGDRFSFSVTVDAP, encoded by the coding sequence ACCGCAAGCTGCCGCTGTGGTACCAGGTCTCGCAGTCGCTGCGCGCCTCCATACTGGGCCGGGCGCCCGAGGCGTCCCTGCGGCTGCCGACCGAGGAGCAGTTGGCCGCGCACTACGGCGTCAGCGTGCTGACCATGCGGCAGGCGCTGAAGGAGCTGGAGGCGGAGGGCCTGATCAGCCGGCACCGGCGGCGCGGGACCTTCATCGAACCGGGGGCCCGCCGGGGCGCCCCCCGGCGGCTGCTGGGGTCGATCGACGCGATCGTGGCCCAGCAGTCGGGCGAGCCGACGACGGTCCTCGGCCACGGCCGGGAGCCGGTGCCGGTCGAGCTGGCCGAGCACTTCCCGGGGCTCGCCGAGGTGGTGACGTACCGCAGGCTGCGCCGGGACGGGGAGACCGGCGAGCCGACGAACTGGGCGGAGAACGCGGTCCGGCCCGATGTCGCGGCCCTGCTCGACGTGGCCGATCTGGAGCGGTGGCCGATGACGAAGGTGCTGCGGGACGCGGTGGGGGTACGGATCGGCCGGATCACCGACACGGTCGAGGCGCGGCTCGCGGACCCGCCGACCGCCGAACTCCTCCAGGTGCCGCTGCTGAGCCCGATCCTGCACTACACCGGGGTCACCCGTGACACGGAGGGGCGGGTCGTCGACGTGGCCCGGATCCGTTACCGGGGCGACCGGTTCTCCTTCTCGGTGACGGTCGACGCGCCGTAG
- a CDS encoding serine/threonine-protein kinase, whose protein sequence is MHGSRLVADRYRLDVPLGEGGMGVVWRARDEVLGRDVAVKEVRAPAGLGTAEIRRLYARLEREARAAGRITHRNAVTVYDVVFDRGGTGAPSSTGAPSGAENRGSSGGGDDGERPWIVMELVRGLSLAEVLAAEGPLTPQRAALIGADVLAALMAAHDAGVLHRDVKPGNVLIGNDGRVVLSDFGIATLEGTPQLTMTGELVGSPEFLAPERALGRTPGPESDLWSLGVLLYTAVEGGSPFRRDTALNTLRSVVEDELPPPRRAGELAPVLAGLLRKDPAERPAAAEAARALRVVGAGGAAPRTAPSGPYAPTVTTATPVRGPVPVPVASPVPAPAGSAAAATAPVPQSGGDGPGPARRSPAVLAAGAALAVVAAAGLAWALVDGLKGDGGGDGRSGGTSTSAARTAGSPGPPGSPGTAAAPGGTGATEQSTTGGTSPSRETRQTVTVTVEAVRNHWSGSCPPPDSGAPAFRARITVGRTPAVVEYRWATESGTAGDDRWRTLSFGRDGARQRTAEFTVSAYRDGETLRDRIRVEVRNPVVARSEWAAFTVSCERTPPSSPDGSSASTAADGAGGDTGGR, encoded by the coding sequence ATGCACGGAAGCCGACTCGTCGCCGACCGGTACCGGCTGGACGTCCCCCTGGGTGAAGGCGGTATGGGCGTGGTGTGGCGCGCCCGGGACGAGGTGCTGGGCCGCGATGTGGCCGTCAAGGAGGTACGCGCCCCGGCCGGGCTCGGCACCGCGGAGATCCGGCGGCTGTACGCCCGGCTGGAGCGCGAGGCCCGGGCCGCGGGCCGGATCACGCACCGCAATGCGGTGACGGTGTACGACGTCGTGTTCGACCGCGGCGGCACGGGCGCTCCGAGCAGCACGGGCGCTCCGAGCGGCGCGGAAAACAGAGGAAGCAGCGGCGGAGGGGACGACGGCGAACGGCCGTGGATCGTGATGGAGCTGGTGCGGGGCCTGTCGCTGGCCGAGGTGCTCGCCGCCGAGGGCCCGCTCACCCCGCAGCGGGCCGCACTGATCGGCGCCGATGTACTGGCGGCGCTCATGGCCGCCCATGACGCCGGGGTGCTGCACCGCGATGTGAAACCGGGGAACGTCCTGATCGGCAACGACGGGCGGGTGGTGCTCTCCGATTTCGGCATCGCGACCCTGGAGGGCACCCCCCAGCTCACCATGACGGGTGAACTCGTCGGCTCCCCCGAGTTCCTGGCGCCCGAGCGTGCCCTCGGACGGACCCCGGGTCCGGAGTCGGACCTGTGGTCGCTGGGGGTGCTGCTGTACACGGCGGTGGAGGGCGGGTCGCCGTTCCGGCGGGACACGGCGCTGAACACCCTGCGGTCCGTGGTGGAGGACGAGCTGCCGCCGCCCCGGCGGGCCGGGGAGCTGGCGCCGGTGCTCGCCGGGCTGTTGCGGAAGGATCCGGCGGAACGGCCTGCGGCCGCCGAGGCCGCGAGGGCGCTGCGGGTGGTGGGCGCCGGGGGCGCGGCTCCCCGGACGGCGCCGTCGGGGCCGTACGCGCCGACCGTCACCACGGCGACTCCGGTACGGGGTCCGGTGCCGGTGCCGGTCGCATCCCCCGTCCCCGCACCCGCAGGTTCCGCGGCGGCGGCCACCGCCCCCGTACCGCAGTCCGGCGGGGACGGTCCCGGCCCGGCCAGGCGGTCGCCCGCCGTGCTCGCGGCGGGGGCGGCGCTCGCGGTGGTCGCCGCGGCCGGGCTGGCGTGGGCGCTCGTCGACGGCCTCAAGGGAGACGGCGGCGGTGACGGCCGGTCCGGCGGTACGTCGACATCCGCGGCCCGCACTGCAGGTTCACCGGGGCCACCGGGGTCACCGGGTACGGCGGCCGCGCCCGGCGGCACGGGAGCCACCGAGCAGAGCACCACCGGCGGGACGTCGCCGTCGCGGGAGACCCGGCAGACGGTGACGGTCACCGTAGAAGCGGTACGGAACCACTGGAGCGGCAGCTGCCCTCCGCCGGACTCCGGAGCCCCGGCCTTCCGGGCGCGGATCACGGTCGGACGGACCCCGGCCGTGGTCGAGTACCGCTGGGCCACCGAGAGCGGCACCGCCGGGGACGACCGGTGGCGGACCCTCTCCTTCGGGCGGGACGGGGCCCGGCAGCGGACGGCGGAGTTCACGGTCTCCGCCTACCGCGACGGCGAGACGCTCCGCGACCGGATCCGGGTGGAGGTCCGGAATCCGGTCGTGGCACGTTCCGAGTGGGCCGCGTTCACGGTGAGCTGTGAACGGACGCCGCCGTCGTCGCCCGACGGTTCATCGGCGAGCACCGCGGCGGACGGAGCGGGCGGCGACACCGGCGGCCGGTGA
- a CDS encoding SGNH/GDSL hydrolase family protein, which yields MRLTRIAKLSSTLLLGALLAVAGAAPAQAGTAAAPVDYVALGDSYSSGVGAGDYDGASGNCKRSNRAYPKLWAAANAPSSFAFTACSGARTSDVTANQLGPLNSGTDLVSLTVGGNDAGFSDVMTTCVLQSESACINRVNQAKAYVDSTLPGRLDSVYGAIRAKAPAARVVVLGYPRFYQLGGGCLLGLSENERAAINGAADHLNTAVAKRAADHGYTFGSVVPAFTGHEICSPAPWLHSVNWTNIGDSYHPTAAGQSGGYLPVFRSNA from the coding sequence ATGAGACTGACCCGTATCGCGAAGCTCTCGTCCACTCTTCTGCTCGGCGCCCTGCTCGCGGTCGCCGGTGCCGCCCCGGCGCAGGCCGGGACGGCGGCCGCCCCCGTCGACTACGTGGCGCTCGGCGACTCCTACTCGTCGGGGGTCGGCGCGGGCGACTACGACGGCGCCAGCGGCAACTGCAAGCGCAGCAACCGTGCGTACCCGAAGCTCTGGGCAGCCGCGAACGCCCCCTCCTCGTTCGCCTTCACCGCCTGCTCCGGAGCCCGGACCAGTGATGTCACGGCGAACCAGCTCGGCCCGCTGAACTCCGGCACCGATCTCGTCTCCCTCACCGTCGGCGGCAACGACGCGGGCTTCTCCGACGTGATGACGACCTGTGTCCTCCAGTCCGAGTCCGCCTGTATCAACCGGGTCAACCAGGCCAAGGCGTACGTCGACTCCACCCTGCCCGGCCGGCTCGACAGCGTGTACGGGGCGATTCGCGCCAAGGCGCCCGCCGCCCGGGTCGTCGTCCTCGGCTACCCCCGCTTCTACCAGCTCGGCGGCGGCTGCCTGCTCGGGCTGAGCGAGAACGAGCGGGCCGCGATCAACGGCGCGGCCGACCACCTCAACACCGCCGTCGCCAAACGCGCCGCGGACCACGGCTACACCTTCGGCAGCGTCGTCCCCGCCTTCACCGGGCACGAGATCTGCTCGCCCGCGCCGTGGCTGCACAGCGTCAACTGGACCAACATCGGGGACTCGTACCACCCGACCGCGGCCGGGCAGTCCGGCGGCTATCTGCCCGTCTTCCGCTCGAACGCCTGA
- a CDS encoding glycosyltransferase family 2 protein yields the protein MSSVLRPADPGHVPTTAEQGPGPDGGTGLRTEPGSGGDPAGDFDGSAARRYRPVSSHLAIAPPVSVVIPAMNEAQNLPHVFKTLPDWIHEVVLVDGNSTDDTVEVARQLWPDVKVVTQEGKGKGDALISGFAACTGDIIVMVDADGSADGNEIVSYVSALVSGADFAKGSRFANGGGTDDMTFIRKLGNRVLCATVNAKFGARYTDLCYGYNAFWKHCLDDISLDCTGFEIETLMNIRVVKAGLRVQEVPSHEYVRIHGVSNLSAVRDGLRVLRVILKEKGVTRADRRRAAGGPGVRAARGEAS from the coding sequence ATGAGTTCAGTTCTGCGCCCGGCCGACCCGGGGCACGTTCCGACGACTGCCGAACAGGGCCCCGGCCCCGACGGCGGCACCGGCCTGCGCACGGAGCCGGGGTCGGGCGGGGATCCGGCCGGCGATTTCGACGGCAGCGCCGCCAGACGCTACCGCCCGGTCTCCTCGCATCTGGCGATCGCCCCGCCGGTGAGCGTGGTGATCCCGGCGATGAACGAGGCGCAGAACCTCCCGCACGTCTTCAAGACGCTGCCCGACTGGATTCACGAGGTCGTGCTCGTCGACGGCAACTCCACCGACGACACCGTCGAGGTCGCCCGGCAGCTGTGGCCGGACGTCAAGGTCGTCACCCAGGAGGGCAAGGGCAAGGGCGACGCCCTCATCAGCGGGTTCGCCGCCTGCACCGGCGACATCATCGTGATGGTCGACGCGGACGGCTCGGCCGACGGCAACGAGATCGTCTCCTATGTCTCCGCCCTGGTCTCCGGCGCCGACTTCGCCAAGGGCTCCCGCTTCGCCAACGGCGGCGGCACCGACGACATGACCTTCATCCGCAAGCTGGGCAACCGGGTCCTGTGCGCCACGGTCAACGCCAAGTTCGGCGCCCGCTACACCGACCTGTGCTACGGCTACAACGCCTTCTGGAAGCACTGCCTGGACGACATCAGCCTGGACTGCACCGGCTTCGAGATAGAGACCCTGATGAACATCCGCGTCGTCAAGGCCGGACTGCGGGTGCAGGAGGTGCCGAGCCACGAGTACGTCCGTATCCACGGCGTCAGCAACCTCAGCGCCGTCCGCGACGGACTGCGCGTGCTGCGGGTCATCCTGAAGGAGAAGGGCGTCACCCGCGCGGACCGCCGCCGCGCCGCGGGCGGACCCGGGGTCCGGGCCGCGCGCGGGGAGGCTTCGTGA
- a CDS encoding glycosyltransferase family 2 protein, with protein sequence MVVCVYTEDRWDDILEAVASVRAQSLPALETLLVVDHNPALLDRLAREYKEYVPGAPDLPEGAAVRVLPNAGPRGLSAGRNTGIAAARGEFIAFLDDDAVAEPDWLRVFAEGYDDPAVVAVGGRTDAAWASGRRPDWFPEEFDWVVGCTYRGLPPGKVRVRNVLGGNASFRRTAFDAAGGFATGIGRDGDKRPLGCEETELCIRLSKALPEAVLLIDDRAVIHHKVPAVRERFAYFRTRTYAEGLSKALVARSVGAGKGLESERRYTTRVLPAGVVRGLRDAARGRRGGAGRAGAIVTGVAAAAGGYALGTLRARRGEVTFSSGPIAPLPGDHEAPAGRTDTTGETRTV encoded by the coding sequence GTGGTCGTCTGCGTCTATACCGAGGACCGCTGGGACGACATCCTCGAAGCCGTCGCCTCGGTCCGCGCCCAGTCGCTGCCCGCCCTGGAGACGCTGCTGGTCGTCGACCACAATCCGGCGCTCCTCGACCGGCTCGCCCGGGAGTACAAGGAGTACGTGCCCGGCGCCCCGGACCTTCCGGAGGGCGCCGCGGTCCGGGTGCTCCCCAACGCGGGGCCCCGCGGTCTGTCCGCCGGGCGCAACACCGGCATCGCGGCGGCCCGCGGCGAGTTCATCGCGTTCCTCGACGACGACGCGGTGGCCGAGCCCGACTGGCTGCGAGTCTTCGCCGAGGGCTACGACGACCCGGCGGTGGTGGCCGTCGGCGGGCGGACCGACGCGGCCTGGGCCTCCGGCCGCCGCCCGGACTGGTTCCCCGAGGAGTTCGACTGGGTCGTCGGCTGCACCTACCGGGGCCTGCCCCCCGGCAAGGTGCGGGTCCGCAACGTCCTCGGCGGCAACGCCTCCTTCCGGCGCACGGCCTTCGACGCCGCCGGAGGGTTCGCCACCGGCATCGGCCGCGACGGCGACAAGCGGCCGCTGGGCTGCGAGGAGACCGAGCTGTGCATCCGGCTGTCGAAAGCCCTGCCGGAGGCGGTGCTGCTGATCGACGACCGGGCGGTCATCCACCACAAGGTGCCCGCGGTCCGGGAGCGGTTCGCCTACTTCCGTACCCGCACCTATGCCGAAGGCCTTTCCAAGGCGCTGGTCGCCAGAAGCGTGGGCGCGGGCAAGGGGCTGGAGTCCGAGCGCCGTTACACCACACGCGTGCTGCCCGCCGGAGTCGTCCGGGGGCTGCGGGACGCGGCCCGGGGCCGCCGGGGCGGCGCGGGCCGGGCCGGGGCGATCGTCACCGGGGTCGCGGCCGCCGCCGGGGGCTACGCCCTGGGGACCCTCCGCGCCCGCCGGGGCGAGGTCACCTTCTCCTCGGGGCCGATCGCGCCCCTGCCCGGCGACCACGAGGCCCCGGCAGGCCGGACCGACACGACCGGGGAGACCCGTACCGTATGA
- a CDS encoding polysaccharide deacetylase family protein, with translation MNTPVPVLMYHAVADAPAKETYGLSVTPAAFAEQMAVLAERGLTPVTTAELGAAWRSGDRRPLPARPVLITFDDGYEGVHRHALPVLAEHGFASTLFVSTGWLRGAHEEGGALDTMLDWDQVRELAAAGCEIGGHTHSHPQMDQIDDARLRFETEHCRDVVAGELGEVPRSFAYPYGYSSRRVRETVRAAGFAQAFAVGNGLARPAQGPYAVERLTVRRRTGIDEFTRIVEGRTIGRTFAGDRVLTKGYAAVRRTRRAATLLREAAAGGSGPR, from the coding sequence ATGAACACGCCCGTTCCCGTACTGATGTACCACGCGGTGGCCGACGCCCCGGCGAAGGAGACCTACGGGCTCTCCGTCACCCCCGCGGCCTTCGCCGAGCAGATGGCGGTCCTCGCCGAACGCGGTCTCACCCCGGTGACCACGGCCGAACTGGGCGCGGCCTGGCGGTCCGGCGACCGCAGGCCGCTGCCCGCCCGTCCGGTGCTGATCACCTTCGACGACGGGTACGAGGGCGTGCACCGGCACGCCCTGCCGGTACTGGCCGAGCACGGTTTCGCGTCCACCCTCTTCGTCTCCACGGGCTGGCTGCGCGGGGCCCACGAGGAGGGCGGCGCCCTCGACACCATGCTCGACTGGGACCAGGTCCGGGAGTTGGCCGCGGCGGGCTGCGAGATCGGCGGCCACACCCACAGCCATCCGCAGATGGACCAGATCGACGACGCGCGGCTGCGGTTCGAGACCGAGCACTGCCGGGACGTCGTCGCGGGGGAGCTGGGCGAGGTGCCCCGCTCCTTCGCGTACCCCTACGGCTACTCCAGCCGCCGGGTCCGGGAAACGGTTCGCGCGGCGGGCTTCGCCCAGGCCTTCGCGGTCGGCAACGGACTGGCCCGGCCCGCCCAGGGCCCGTACGCGGTCGAACGGCTGACCGTCCGCCGCCGCACCGGAATCGACGAGTTCACCCGCATCGTGGAGGGCCGGACCATCGGCCGTACCTTCGCCGGGGACCGGGTGCTCACCAAGGGGTACGCGGCCGTGCGCCGCACCCGCCGGGCGGCGACGCTGCTGCGGGAGGCGGCCGCGGGCGGATCCGGGCCCCGCTGA
- a CDS encoding DUF5925 domain-containing protein produces MPVPHPQDVLPIRLHLTDDDSPADVIDALFISRFASGDQPFAHSATIDPVRPDAPLLPPGARVLRESVGTNRRTSVLAEGDGWTLLAARWQQGADITVTAVSAALAREVLERATRDAADKPEPSPENVTMGFWYHSPARGPRRTTRRITAGSWQEVRGNYAAPVGEAFDGLMKLTPDDISGRLLLLHGPPGTGKTSVLRTLARSWRDWCQFDCVLDPERLFNDVGYLMDIAIGREDEEDEEDEEAADGNGGDGAAKRWRLLLLEDCDELIRGEAKHATGQALSRLLNLTDGLLGQGRNILVGVTTNEDLERLHPAVVRPGRCLARIEVGPLSHAESVAWLGTPEGVGREGSTLAELYALRRGSAPATVPGQSTASDAGLYL; encoded by the coding sequence ATGCCAGTCCCGCACCCCCAGGACGTCCTGCCGATCCGGCTCCACCTCACCGACGACGACTCGCCCGCCGATGTCATCGACGCCTTGTTCATCAGCCGGTTCGCCTCGGGCGACCAGCCCTTCGCGCACTCCGCCACCATCGACCCGGTCCGCCCGGACGCCCCGCTGCTGCCGCCGGGCGCGCGGGTGCTGCGGGAGTCCGTCGGAACCAACCGCCGCACCTCGGTCCTCGCGGAGGGCGACGGCTGGACGCTGCTGGCCGCCCGCTGGCAGCAGGGCGCGGACATCACGGTGACGGCGGTCTCGGCGGCGCTCGCCCGGGAGGTCCTGGAGCGGGCCACCCGGGACGCGGCGGACAAACCGGAGCCGTCCCCGGAGAACGTGACGATGGGCTTCTGGTACCACTCCCCCGCCCGCGGCCCGCGCCGCACCACCCGCCGGATCACCGCGGGCTCCTGGCAGGAGGTGCGCGGCAACTACGCGGCGCCGGTCGGCGAGGCCTTCGACGGGCTGATGAAGCTCACACCCGACGACATCAGCGGCCGGCTGCTGCTGCTCCACGGCCCGCCGGGCACCGGAAAGACGTCCGTGCTGCGGACGCTGGCCCGGTCCTGGCGGGACTGGTGCCAGTTCGACTGCGTCCTCGATCCCGAACGGCTCTTCAACGACGTCGGCTATCTGATGGACATCGCCATCGGCCGGGAGGACGAAGAAGACGAAGAGGACGAAGAGGCAGCGGACGGGAACGGCGGTGACGGCGCGGCCAAGCGCTGGCGGCTGCTGCTGCTGGAGGACTGCGACGAACTGATCCGCGGCGAGGCCAAACACGCCACCGGACAGGCACTGTCCCGGCTGCTGAATCTGACCGACGGTCTGCTCGGACAGGGCCGCAACATCCTCGTCGGCGTCACCACCAACGAGGATCTCGAACGGCTCCATCCGGCCGTCGTCCGCCCCGGACGCTGTCTGGCCCGGATCGAGGTCGGCCCGCTGTCGCACGCGGAGTCCGTCGCCTGGCTGGGGACGCCGGAGGGAGTGGGCCGGGAGGGTTCGACCCTGGCCGAGCTGTACGCGCTGCGCCGGGGCAGCGCCCCGGCGACGGTCCCCGGCCAGTCCACGGCGTCGGACGCGGGCCTGTATCTGTGA
- a CDS encoding GntR family transcriptional regulator, whose product MTLMIAIDTASGVAPFEQLRARIAEQARSGALPAGYKLPTVRGLAEQLGLAPNTVAKAYRALEGDGVVETRGRNGTFVAAAGDAAARELARAADAFAERAHRLGAAPEAAAAAVGDALRAAYGTGS is encoded by the coding sequence GTGACCCTCATGATCGCCATCGACACCGCATCGGGTGTCGCCCCCTTCGAACAGCTGCGCGCCCGGATCGCCGAACAGGCCAGATCCGGTGCGCTGCCGGCCGGCTACAAACTGCCGACCGTCCGGGGACTCGCCGAACAGCTGGGGCTCGCCCCCAACACCGTGGCCAAGGCCTACCGGGCCCTGGAGGGCGACGGGGTCGTCGAGACCAGGGGCCGCAACGGCACCTTCGTCGCCGCCGCGGGCGACGCCGCCGCCCGTGAACTGGCCCGGGCGGCCGACGCCTTCGCCGAACGGGCCCACCGGCTCGGCGCGGCCCCCGAAGCGGCCGCGGCGGCCGTCGGGGACGCGCTGCGCGCCGCGTACGGCACCGGATCCTGA
- a CDS encoding DUF402 domain-containing protein, with product MTAAAGSAVEVRLTKAGRTKITYPAERIADDGVRVVVRAPWAAPGVRDFGFVRFEPGDLFTEHYWRDRWYAVKEVRAVDGRLKGWYCDITRPVETDGTVLTVEDLDLDLWVPPDGGPVLRLDEDEFAASGLAERDPRAAEAALRALEELAELAGAPGGLAPLLG from the coding sequence ATGACGGCGGCGGCGGGCAGCGCGGTGGAGGTACGTCTCACCAAGGCGGGCCGCACCAAGATCACTTATCCGGCGGAGCGGATCGCGGACGACGGGGTCCGGGTGGTGGTCCGGGCCCCCTGGGCGGCGCCCGGGGTACGGGACTTCGGCTTCGTCCGCTTCGAGCCGGGGGACCTGTTCACCGAGCACTACTGGCGGGACCGCTGGTACGCGGTGAAGGAGGTCCGGGCCGTGGACGGCCGGCTCAAGGGCTGGTACTGCGATATCACCCGGCCGGTGGAGACGGACGGCACGGTCCTGACGGTGGAGGATCTGGACCTCGACCTGTGGGTGCCGCCGGACGGCGGGCCGGTGCTGCGGCTGGACGAGGACGAGTTCGCGGCGAGCGGTCTCGCGGAGCGGGATCCGCGGGCGGCCGAGGCGGCCCTGCGGGCACTGGAGGAACTCGCGGAACTGGCCGGGGCTCCCGGCGGGCTCGCGCCCCTGCTCGGGTAG
- a CDS encoding GNAT family N-acetyltransferase, producing the protein MDTRPAVPADVPLVKSVTDAAYHHYIERIGVVPAPMKADHAADVAAGRVFVTGDPVRGVIVLVPREDHLFLESIAVHPEAKGTGLGRVLLELAESRARDLGLKEIRLYTNALMWENQNLYARHGYEMTERRVDGPYDRIHYRKPLG; encoded by the coding sequence ATGGACACCCGCCCCGCCGTCCCCGCCGATGTACCCCTGGTGAAGTCCGTGACCGATGCGGCCTACCACCACTACATCGAACGGATCGGAGTCGTGCCCGCCCCCATGAAGGCGGACCACGCCGCCGATGTGGCGGCGGGGCGGGTGTTCGTCACGGGGGACCCCGTCCGGGGCGTGATCGTCCTCGTCCCCCGCGAGGACCACCTCTTCCTGGAGTCGATCGCGGTCCACCCCGAAGCCAAGGGCACCGGCCTCGGCCGGGTCCTGCTCGAACTGGCCGAGAGCCGGGCGCGGGACCTGGGCCTGAAGGAGATCCGGCTCTACACCAACGCCCTGATGTGGGAGAACCAGAATCTCTACGCCCGCCACGGCTACGAGATGACGGAGCGCCGGGTCGACGGCCCGTACGACCGCATCCACTACCGCAAACCCCTCGGCTGA
- a CDS encoding tripartite tricarboxylate transporter permease, with product MDSFNSLIDGFGTALTPINLLWAAIGVLLGTAIGVLPGIGPAMAVALLLPVTYGLEPTGAFIMFAGIYYGAMFGGSTTSILLNTPGESAAVVAAIEGNPMAKAGRGSQALAAAAIGHFAGGMIGTVLLVALAPKVAELAVDIGAPDYFAIMVLAFIAVTSVLGSSRIRGLASLLIGLTIGLVGLDSMTGQQRLTFGSLQLADGVDVVIVAVGLFAIGEALWVAAHLRRGGAAPIPVGRPWLGKDDVKRTWKPWLRGPFIGFPFGAIPAGGAEIPTFLSYVTEKRLSKNKDQFGKGAIEGVAGPESAASASAAGTLVSMLTLGLPTTAVAAVMLAAFQQYGIQPGPLLFEREPDLVWGLIASLFVGMVLLLALNLPLAPVWAKLLRIPRPYLYAGILFFAGVGAYAVGGEALDLVILLIIGLLGFGMRRYGLPILPAVIGVILGPGAEQQLRRALQLSDGSVSGLVNTGFSVTVYVIIAILLAWPLLKKLVLRRRNITS from the coding sequence ATGGATTCGTTCAACTCACTGATCGACGGCTTCGGCACCGCGCTGACGCCGATCAACCTCCTCTGGGCGGCGATCGGCGTGCTCCTGGGCACCGCGATCGGTGTCCTGCCCGGCATCGGCCCCGCGATGGCCGTCGCCCTGCTCCTCCCCGTCACCTACGGTCTCGAACCGACCGGCGCGTTCATCATGTTCGCCGGCATCTACTACGGAGCCATGTTCGGCGGCTCCACCACCTCCATCCTGCTCAACACACCCGGTGAGAGCGCGGCGGTGGTCGCTGCGATAGAAGGCAATCCGATGGCGAAAGCGGGGCGCGGCTCACAGGCGCTCGCCGCCGCCGCCATCGGCCACTTCGCCGGCGGCATGATCGGTACCGTCCTGCTGGTCGCCCTCGCGCCCAAGGTCGCCGAGCTCGCCGTCGACATCGGCGCCCCCGACTACTTCGCGATCATGGTGCTGGCGTTCATCGCCGTCACCTCCGTCCTCGGCTCCTCCCGGATCCGCGGACTGGCGTCCCTGCTCATCGGTCTGACCATCGGACTCGTCGGTCTCGACTCGATGACCGGACAGCAGCGGCTCACCTTCGGCTCGCTCCAGCTGGCCGACGGTGTGGACGTGGTCATCGTGGCCGTCGGCCTCTTCGCCATCGGTGAGGCCCTCTGGGTCGCCGCCCATCTGCGCCGCGGCGGCGCCGCGCCGATCCCGGTCGGCCGCCCGTGGCTCGGCAAGGACGACGTCAAGCGCACCTGGAAGCCCTGGCTGCGCGGCCCGTTCATCGGATTCCCGTTCGGTGCGATCCCCGCGGGCGGCGCGGAGATCCCCACCTTCCTCTCGTACGTCACCGAGAAGCGGCTCTCCAAGAACAAGGACCAGTTCGGCAAGGGCGCCATCGAGGGCGTCGCGGGACCGGAGTCGGCGGCGTCCGCATCGGCGGCGGGCACCCTGGTGTCGATGCTCACCCTCGGCCTGCCCACGACCGCGGTCGCGGCCGTGATGCTCGCCGCGTTCCAGCAGTACGGCATCCAGCCCGGACCCCTGCTCTTCGAGCGCGAGCCCGATCTGGTGTGGGGTCTGATCGCCTCCCTCTTCGTCGGCATGGTCCTGCTGCTGGCGCTGAACCTGCCGCTGGCCCCGGTCTGGGCGAAGCTGCTGCGGATCCCGCGTCCGTACCTCTACGCGGGCATCCTCTTCTTCGCCGGAGTCGGTGCCTACGCGGTCGGCGGCGAGGCCCTCGACCTGGTGATCCTGCTGATCATCGGTCTGCTCGGCTTCGGAATGCGCCGCTACGGGCTGCCGATCCTGCCCGCGGTCATCGGTGTCATCCTCGGCCCGGGCGCGGAGCAGCAGCTCCGGCGCGCCCTCCAGCTCAGCGACGGCAGCGTCTCCGGTCTGGTGAACACGGGCTTCTCCGTCACCGTGTACGTGATCATCGCGATCCTGCTGGCCTGGCCGCTGCTGAAGAAGCTCGTCCTGCGCCGTCGTAACATCACGTCATGA